One Pseudobutyrivibrio xylanivorans genomic window, TATTCTAAACATCCCGTATGTAGCCATTGGCTTATTTGCTACGAATTTCGGTGAAGCCTGGCGAATAGCAGAAGGGATGAATGCTTCAGAAAAGCTCCAGGGCTTGATCCTTGGAGGAGGATTTCAGGAGGCATTTTCTAATCCATTGCCGAGCTTACATCCTTTTGATTTACTTATTGGTTTTGTCTGCGGTGCAGCACTAAGACTTGCAGTTTATCTCAAGGGTAAGAACGCTAAGAAGTATCGGCATGGCGAAGAATATGGTTCGGCTAGATGGGGGAAGCCCTCCGACATAGAACCATTCAAAGATCCTGATCCGAAGAATAATGTGATTCTATCCCAGACGGAGCAGATTACACTAAGTTCCAGACCATCACAGCCAAAGTACGCAAGAAATAAGAATGTGCTGGTTGTAGGTGGTTCCGGCTCAGGTAAAACTAGGTTTTTTATTAAGCCGAACTTGCTACAGTGTGACAGTAAGGATTATCCCTGTTCTTTTGTAGTAACAGATCCTAAGGGAAGTGTGGTTCTGGAATGTGGTAATGCGCTTGTGAAGAAGGGGTATCGAATCAAGATTTTCAATACCATCAACTTCAACAAGAGCATGCATTACAATCCTTTCGCTTATATTCATAGTGAGAAGGACATCTTAAAGCTTGTAACTACACTGATTGCCAATACCAAAGGTGAAGGAAAAGGCGGGGATGAGTTCTGGGAGAAGGCTGAGAAATTGCTGTATTCAGCGCTTATAGGCTATATCCATTATGAGGCTCCGCTTGAGGAGCAGAACTTCACAACTCTTCTTGAAATGATCAATGCAATGGAGGTTAGAGAAGATGATGAGGAGTTCAAAAACGCAGTAGATATGCTCTTTGATGATCTGGAAGAAAAAGATCCAAATCATTTTGCAGTTCGCCAATATAAGAAATACAAATTGGCGGCTGGAAAGACAGCAAAATCAATCCTTGTAAGCTGTGGTGCCAGATTGGCTCCGTTTGATATCAAGGAGCTTCGAGAGATTACAGCTTATGATGAATTACAACTGGATACTATCGGTGATAAGAAAACGGCGTTGTTTCTGATTATGTCAGATACAGACGCCACTTTTAATTTCCTAATATCTATGGTGTATACGCAGCTGTTTAATCTACTTTGTGAGAAGGCTGATGATGTTTACGGTGGAAGGCTTCCGGTCCATGTAAGGTGCCTTGTAGATGAGTGCGCCAATATCGGACAGATTCCTAACCTAGAAAAACTTGTGGCAACTATCAGATCCCGTGAGATTAGTGCCTGCCTGGTACTTCAGGCTAAATCACAGCTTAAGGCAATCTACAAAGATAATGCTGATACCATTATCGGTAACATGGATTCACAGATCTTCCTTGGTGGAACTGAGAAGACAACGCTTAAGGATCTTACAGAGATTCTTGGCAAGGAAACCATTGATATGTACACCACAGGAAACACCAAGGGCTCCCAGGAGTCCTACAACATGAATTATCAGAAGCTTGGCAAAGAGCTGATGAGCATGGATGAGCTTGCTGTTATGGATGGCAGTAAATGTATCGTGCAGGTGAGAGGTGTGAGACCTTTTCTTTCAGATAAGTATGACCTGACAAAGCATCCAAACTATCCGCTGACTGCAGATTATGACAAGAAGAACTGGTTTGACATTGAGAAATATCTTAACAGAAAGCTTGTCCTACATCCAAATGATGAATACGAAGTATTTAACGATGCCTAGGCTAATGGAGTATAAGAGAAGAAATTTTTCACTGACATTTTTAAAATTCATCCCGTATAATTGAGGATGAGTTATTTAACTTATATTTAATATATTCGCTGGAGGAATGAGATTCATGAAATTTGCTATGTTACTGTGGAGTTTTGGATTTTTTGAGTAACTACCATATCTTTTAAATAACAGAATCAATGTAGCAAAGGAGATTATAGATATGGAATTTAATAAAGTTATTCAGAAAAGAGAGTCTGTTCGTAAGTATAGCGATACAAAGCCAACAGAAGATCAAGTGAAATATATTCTGGAAGCAGGGCGCTTAGCACCAACAGCTTTTAATAAACAACCACAACGAGTGTATATACTAAAAAGTGGAGAAGCTCTTCAGAAGATGGACAGTGTTCATCCATGCCGTTATGGAGCACCGATGGTAATTCTAGTATGTTCCGATAAAAATGCTGCAAGTAATTTTCAGGGTGGAAATAGCTATTTGACAGATGGTGTTATTGCAGCAACACATATGATGCTGGCAGCAACAGATATAGGATTGGATACATGTTGGGCTGGAGTGAATGATGTTCTTAAAACACAGAATGTTTTTGATTTGCCAGAAAACATCTATCCTATTTGTTTCCTGGATTTGGGATTTCGCGCTAGCGATTTCAAAGGTGTATCTAGCGATAAAAAAAGAAATCCAATTGATTCAATGGTAACTATTTTATAAAAAATTGCGGCGTAGCCAAAGGGCGATTGAAAAGCAGGAGTCATAACCTGCCGCCGTATTTACTCCTGTAGAGGAGTATAGCGGAAGATTCCGCGTTAATTAATGCAGCGCTGTGCCGGAAAAGTCACTGCAGAAGACATCCGGCTTACAACTGAATATGGAACTTTTTTCAAGGGTAATTAACGAGAGTCACGGCCTGATCAGCCATGGCTCTTTTTTAATGCCCGCAACTACAAACAATCAATTTTTTAAATCACAAGGAGGATTTTATTATGGCATTTTTCAACTCAGCAGTAGGCGTACTTCAGACACTCGTTATCGCACTTGGTGCAGGTCTTGGAATTTGGGGTGTTGTAAACCTCATGGAGGGATATGGCAATGACAACCCTGGAGCTAAGTCACAGGGCATGAAGCAGCTCATGGCCGGTGGTGGAGTTGCCCTCATCGGTACTACTCTTGTTCCACTTCTTTCCGGACTTTTCTAATCCGGCCTATCACCAACAAAAAATCAGGAGGGGCAGTGTAACAAGCTGCCCTTCCCTGAGAAAGGAGGCAATCGTTGGAAAGTTTGTTAGAAAAACTGACTGATTGGCTCAAAGACATGCTGGTAGGTGGGATTATGGATAACCTCACATCTACATTTTCAACCTTGAATCAGAAGATTGGAGAAGTAACAGCACAGGTAGCACAGACTCCGGACCAGTTCCAGCCTACGGTTTATAACCTTATCAGGAATCTGTCGGAGAATGTGATTTTACCCATAGCAGGAATCATCCTTACGTTTATTGCCTGCTATGAACTGATACAGCTGGTCATCGCTCACAATAACCTGGCAAACTTTGAAACCTGGATCTTTTTCAAGTGGGTATTCAAGACCTTTGTAGCAGTAACGCTGATTACAAATACCTTTAATATCACCATGGCAGTCTTTGATGTAGCACAACATGTGGTCAGTCAATCAGGATCACTTATTGCCGGAAGTACCGCAGTGGACGGTTCAACTCTGGCAACTATGCAAAGCACTTTGGAAGCAATGGATGTAGGGCCGCTGTTTGGTATATTCCTGCAGTCCTTTGCCGTGAAGTTCTTATTCGAGATTTTATCGATTCTGATCTGGGCTATTGTCTATGGACGAATGATAGAGATCTATTTGACCATCAGCCTTGCTCCGATTCCTTTTGCGACTTTTGGCAATAGAGAACAGAGCATGATTGGACAGAACTACCTTAGATCCCTTTTTGCACTTGGCTTCCAGGGATTCTTAATTATGGTATGCGTAGCAATCTATGCAGCCCTGGTTCAGACAGTTTCATTTTCATCAGATATCATGGGCTCTTTGTGGAATGTCCTTGGTATCACATTACTTCTTGCATTTACCTTGTTTAAGACAGGTTCTATTGCAAGATCTGTATTCCACGCACATTAAGGAGGAAAAGAAATGGCATCTTATATTCCGGTGCCTCGTGATCTCACGAAGGTAAAGAGTAAAGTGGCATTCAACCTCACCAAGCGTCAGCTCATCTGCTTCTGTATAGCTGCAGCTATTGGTGTTCCTACCTTTTTCCTTTTGAAAAAGATCGGAGACTCAACCTTTGCAGCTATGGGCATGATGATTGTAATGATGCCGCTGTTTTTCTTTGCAATGTATGAAAAGAACGGACAGCCGCTTGAGGTATTCTTGCATCACTTTATTCAGGCAACATTTATCAGGCCGAAGATAAGGCCTTACAAAACAGATAATTATTACGCTGCCCTGATGAGGCAGGAGAAAGCAGAGAAGGAGGTAGAAAAAATTGTTTCTGAAAGCGAAAAAAAGAGACATCGCAATGCCGGCAGGGTTATCGAGAGCAGACCAGAAAAGAGTAAGAGCCGTCATCAAAGAAGCTCAGAAAAATGATGGTGTTCCCAGAACAGCTCAGCAGAGCATTCCTTTTGACAGGATGTTTAAGGATGGCATTTGCAGAATAGGCAGCGATTATTATACAAAGACGATTCAGTTTCAGGATATCAATTATCAGCTGGCACAGCAGGAAGATCAGACAGAGATTTTCGAGGAATGGTGCAGCTTCCTGAATTTCTTTGACAGCTCGGTTCACTTTGAACTCAGCTTCATGAACATGGCTACGGATGCTGAGAAGTTTGAAAAGTCCATTGCCATACCACATCAGAATGATGGTTTCAATGAAGTTAGGGATGAGTATACCGGTATGTTAAAGCGTCAGATGGAAGCTGGAAACAATGGTCTAACCAAGACCAAGTATTTATCCTTTGGTATTCATGCAGAGTCCATGAAAGCAGCAAAACCGAGACTTATTCATATCGAGATGGATCTTCTTAACAACTTCAAGAGACTTGGTGTTCAGGCAAATACGCTAAACGGCGCAGAACGCTTAGAGCTGATTCACCAGCAGTTTCATATGGGAGATGATGAGAAGTTCTTCTTCGACTGGAAATGGCTTGTAGGAAGCGGACTTTCAGTAAAGGACTTTGTAGCACCTGCAGGACTCAATTTTAAGAATGGCAGATTATTCCAGATGGGTAATCTGTATGGAGCTATGAGCTTCCTTAGTATCACAGCTTCTGATATCTCAGACAGAATGCTGGCAGACTTCCTTGGTATGGAGTCCAGTCAGATTGTTACAATGCATGTTCAGTCTGTAGATCAGACAGAGGCAATTAAGACGGTAAAACACACCATTACAGAACTTGATCGAAGCAAGATTGAGGAGCAGAAGAAGGCTGTTAGAGCCGGTTACGATATGGATATTATTCCTTCAGACCTCGCTACCTATGGAAAGGATGCGAAGGCTCTCTTAAAGGAGTTACAGAGCCAGAATGAGCGTATGTTTCTTCTGACTTTCCTAGTGCTCAATACCGGTAAGACAGAGCAGGAGCTTGAGAATAATGTCTTTCAGGCAAATTCCATTGCTCAGAAGCATAACTGCAATCTGGTAAGACTTAATTTTCAGCAGGAGCAGGGGCTTATGAGCTCCCTTCCGCTTGCTTACAACGAGATCGAAATCCAGCGTGGAATGACTACAAGCTCCACAGCTATTTTTGTTCCATTTACAACGCAGGAATTATTCCAGGCAGGAGATGAGGCTTTGTACTATGGCTTGAATGCTCTTTCCAATAACCTGATTATGGTGGACAGAAAGAAGCTTAAGAACCCTAACGGTCTTATCCTTGGTACACCTGGTGCCGGTAAATCGTTCTCGGCAAAAAGAGAAATCGCAAATGCGTTTCTTGTTACGGATGATGATGTTATCATCTCAGATCCTGAGTCAGAGTACAGCGCTTTGGTAAAAAGGTTTGGCGGTCAGGTTATTAAGATTAGCCCTACCAGCAGTCAGTACATCAATCCGATGGATATCAATATGAACTATTCCGATGATGATAATCCGATTGCCTTAAAGGCAGATTTTATCCTGTCTTTGTGTGAGCTTATTGTCGGTGGAAAGGAAGGACTTAAGCCTGTTGAGAAGACTGTCATTGACCGTTGTATTCATCAGATTTATCAGCAGTACTTCCTGAATCCTGTGCCTGAGAATATGCCGCTTCTTGAGGACCTTTACAATGCACTCTTGAAGCAGGATGAGCCGGAAGCAAAGAATGTGGCAACAGCCCTTGAAATCTATGTCACAGGTTCTCTGAATGTGTTTAATCACAGAACTAACGTGGATATCACAAACAGACTTGTATGCTATGACATCAAAGACCTCGGAAAGCAGCTGAAGAAAATCGGAATGTTGGTTGTTCAGGATCAGGTCTGGGGCAGAGTTACAGAGAATAGAAGCCAGGGAAAATCCACTAGATACTACATGGATGAGATGCACCTTCTTCTTCGTGAGGAGCAGACAGCAGCTTATACCGTAGAAATCTGGAAGCGTTTTAGAAAGTGGGGCGGTATTCCTACCGGTATCACTCAGAACGTAAAGGACTTACTTGCTTCTAAGGAAGTTGAGAATATCTTTGAAAACTCAGATTTTATCTATATGTTGAATCAGGCAGTAGGAGATCGAGCTATCCTTGCCAAGCAGCTGAATATCAGCCCTCATCAGCTCTCGTATGTAACACATTCGGGAGAAGGTGAAGGGCTTTTATTTTATGGCAATGTCATCCTTCCGTTTGTGGATCGTTTCCCTAAGGATCTGGAACTTTATCGTATCATGACCACCAAGCTTGATGAGGTGGCACAGCCTCAGGAGGAGATGTAAATGAATGAAGATAAGAAGTTTTCGAAGGAAAAGTCACGGAAGAGAACCTCCGGCAAGTACAGACAAAAAAGCCAGGGTGAGAAGCTGAAAAGTGAAACCGCTGCTAAGAAGGCATATGGAAAGAAGTTCCGTCATGGCAAAAAGAACCTTGAGCTTACTGCAGAAGAAAAGAAAAAAATTAAAAAGCTTCAGGTACAGGGGCGGCATAAAATCCGCCGTGAGGTAGCTGAAAACGTATCTGTTCATCGTCAGATTGACAGAACAAATGAAGATCGGAATGTGGGTACAGAGGCTTTGAATAAGACTACAGCGACTGCTGAAAATACCGCAAGAACACTTCATCAGAGCCGGTATTCTAAGAAGCTTCAGAAGGATGTCAAAAAGGGTGCTGAGGAGACCACATCCACAAAGGCAGTTCAAAAGAATTATATGAAAAAGGAATTCCAGAGAGCTGCTTATAAGAAATCACAGAAGGAAGCAGCCAATCAGGTTGGAAGCATATCAAAGAAATTTGTCGATCAGGCAGAAGACTTGGTTGGAAGATTCGCAGAATGGATTCGCGAGAAGATTATGGATAATCCATTAGTAATTATCATGGCACTTGTGATTCTTATTCTGATTTTGATGCTTTCCGGCAGTGCCGGTCTTGCAGGAGGAATGCTTGGTTCCTTTAGTGATACTACAGTAGCTACTTCCTATACAGCGGATGACAATGATATTAAGGCTGTAGAGCAGGATTATAAGAGTAAGGAGTCTGACTTACAGACGCAGGTAAATAATATCCCTACAACGTATCCCGGCTATGATGAGTATCGTTATAACCTGGCTGAAATCAATCATAATCCTTATCAGCTGGCAGCTCTTTTGACAGTACTATATGAGGATTATACGCAGGCAGAAGCGGAAGCTAAGCTTACAGAAATCTTCAATGCACAGTATAAGCTTACGACCAGGGAAGTCATTGAAAAGAAAACCAGAACAGAAAGAAGAACCGGTCATTATACAGATGAGGAGGGACACGTGCATTCCTATATCTATACGGTGGAAGTTGAGTATGACTGGCATGTTCTTGTGACAACTCTTACCAACAACACTATGGATTCTGTTGTAAGAAATATGGGACTGACTGAGGATCAGATGAGCCGTTATGAGCTTCTGTTAGAGACTAGAGGCAACAAGGCTTATCTCTTTGAGGGTGATCCTTATTCCAATCCTGATCCAGGTGAGTATCAGGATTATGATATTCCACCTGAAGCTCTTACAGATACCAGATTCGCCAATATGATTCGTGAGGCAGAAAAGTATCTTGGTTATCCGTATGTGTGGGGAGGAAGCAGTCCTAGTACCAGCTTCGACTGTTCAGGTTTTGTAAGCTACGTCATCAACCACTGTGGTAATGGATGGAGCTATGGTAGACAGACTGCTGATGGACTTCTCAATAACTGCTGTACTAGGGTTTCAAAACAGGATGCAAAACCTGGAGATCTTATTTTCTTCCAGGGAACCTATGATACGGCAGGGGCCAGTCATGTAGGAATCTATGTTGGTAATGGCATGATGATTCATTGCGGCAACCCGATTCAGTACACATCCATCAATACCAACTATTGGCAAAATCATTTTTATACATTTGGAAGAATTAAGAACTAGGAGGAAAACGGCATGTTTGAGAAATTAGATAAGCTTCGTGAAGAAGTCAGGCGCTGTGAAAAGCGTAGAGATGAAGCCAATGAGCGATTAAAAGCAGCTCAGGCAAAATTAAAGGATGCAGAGGCCAGTCAGATTTTGTCTGATGTTGGTGCACTTAAACTTTCTCCGGAAGAGGTGGCAAAGCTTTTACAGCTTGCAGCATCCGGACAGCTTTCTGTTCCAACAGCAGAGAATAAGACGGAACCTACAACTACTGAAGCAACGTCATCCATCTATGGAGATGATGACAGTGATGATAATAAGGAGGAATCAGAGGATGAAGATTACTAAATTAAATAAGCGACTTACTGGAGCTGTGGCATGTGCTGCAGCTCTTTTTATTGGGATGACTCCCATGACAGCTTTTGCGCATACAGGTCCTGAAGCAGAATGTACCTGCGAAACGAAATGCAGTGAAGACTCTGTAAATGAAGATTGCCCTGTATGCAAAGAGGACATTTCTATCTGTCAGGGTGAAGAAAAGCCTGCAGAACCAGAGGAAAAGGAAGATGAGAAGATGGGGCCTCTTACACCGGATGGAAATCTTACTCTGGTAGATGATTATGGTTCGGTAGAAGCCGGTGGCAAGCAGTTTATCACTGTTGTTACCAAGAAAGGGAATTACTTCTATATCATCATTGATCGTGATGATAACGGCACAGAAACCGTTCATTTCTTGAATATGGTGGATGAAGCTGATCTCTTGTCACTAATGGATGAGGATGAGCAGAAAGCGCTTCAGGAATCATTGGAGAGTGCAGAAAAGGAAGATGCTGCTAAGGAGACGATAGAGGAGCCTTCGACTGAACCGGAGCCTGAGGTAAAGGAAGAAAAGAAGAAACCTTCTGTTGGTCCTGCAGCTATTGTGGCACTTATTATTTTCCTCGGTGCAGGTGGATACATGGGCTTTAAGTATTTGAAGGAAAAGAAGCCTAAGAAAGTATCGACATCACCTGATCCTGATGAAGATTACTTAGAGGATGAAGAGGACGATTATCTTGAAGATGCAGAAGAGGAACCTGATGAAGAAGTTCCTGAGGCTGAGGAAGATATATCGGAAGAACCTGATTCTGAAGAGGATGAGTAATTGAATAATTGATTCTAAGGGGCAGTCCATAAGGGCTGCCCTGGTTTGTTTTGGAGGACAAGTTATGGCAAGAAAATCAAGATATATGGGATACGTGGAAGGCTTGGAACAGCTGAAAGCCAAGCATGAGAAGCGCAGAAAAATCGAAATGGAAAAGTCTCTTACCAGGAAACTGAATCAGTACAAGAAGGAGGTGAGGGAGAATGGGTAAAACCACAAATTTTGATCCTGAGAAGGCAGCTGAGCAGCGAAAAGCTGAAATGAAGGATATTACAGAAAAGCTGGAAAAGGGTGTGCAGGATGTCTTTGGTTCAGAGCAGTTTCAAAACCTACTGGATACCATGGCAAAGTTTCCGCATTACTCGGTGAATAACAACATCCTGATTATGATGCAAAAGCCGGATGCGACTCTAGTTCAATCCTATACCGGATGGAAGAAGATGGGACGCTTTGTAAAGAAGGGTGAGAAGGGAATCCGTATCCTTGCTCCGGCTCCTTTTAAGTTGGAAAAAGAACAGGAAAAACTAGATGAGACCGGCAAAGTCATTCTTGATAAAGATGGCGAAGCTGTAAAGGAAAAGGTGGAAATCAATCTTACTGCATTTAAGCCTGTAAGTACTTTTGATATCTCTCAGACAGAAGGTGAACCACTTCCATCCATCGGTGTAGATGAGCTTACCGGAAGTGTGGAAGGATATCAGACATTCTTTGAAGCAATCAAGGCAGCAAGTCCTGTATCTATCGGATTTGAGGATATCAATTCCGGTGCCAAGGGATATTTTCATGTTGAAGATAATCGCATTGCTATCAATAAAGGCATGAGTGAGATTCAGACAATAAAGACTGCAATTCATGAAATGGCTCACGCCAAGCTTCATAATCTGGAAGCCCAGAAAGATAACAAGCAGTCCAAAAACAGTAAAGAGGTTGAAGCGGAGAGTGTTGCCTATACCGTGTGTCAGCATTATGGCATTGATACTTCTGATTACAGTTTCGCCTATGTGGCGACCTGGTCTCAGGGAAAAGAGATGCCTGAGTTAAAAGAATCACTTAATACGATTCGTGAGGCAGCAGCTGATCTCATTACGAAGATTGATGAGAAGGTGCAGGAGCTTACTGCAGAGAAAGAACCTATCAGTTTTTATGTTGCAGAATGTGGTGAGTTTCATTCCATGGGCGAGTTCCATGAGAACCTAACCTTGCAGCAGGTAGTAGATATTTATAAGTCGATTCCGTCTGACAGGATGAATGGTGTAAAGACAATTGGTTTTGTCATCAAAGATGATCAGCTTCTTGCTAATGAATATGATCTGGTTGTTGGCAACAGATTGAATATGCAGGAGATGAAAGATATACTTCCTGATCTGGCAGCACATCCTCTTGTTGTGAAAGCAGCTGATGAAATCACAAAGCTTTTACCTGAACTTAATGGAACTGAAAAAGAAGAATCTGTATCCAAAAAGATTAAGGAAAAGGCGAAGACTGCAAGGTCTAAGAAAGCCAAAACATCAAAGAAGAAGGAGGAAGTTGCTATATGAAGTTAGTGATTGCAGAAAAGCCTTCGGTAGCTCAGTCTCTGGCGAAGGTCATTGGAGCAAATCAAAAGAAAGATGGCTATCTTGAAGGCAATGGTTATATTGTCAGCTGGTGCGTAGGGCATCTGATCGAGCTGGCAAACCCGGAATATTACGATGAGAAATATAAGAAGTGGCGCAAGGAAGATTTACCGATTTTCCCTGCGCCTTTTTCATATCAGGTAACAGCTTCCACGAAAAAGCAGTATCAGGTTTTAAAGGATCTCATGAAGCGTTCTGATGTAGACAGTCTTGTGGAAGCAACCGATGCAGGGCGTGAAGGAGAACTTATCTTTCGTCTTGTTTATAAGCAGGCAGGATGTAAAAAGCCTTTTGAGAGACTTTGGATTTCATCCATGGAAGATAAAGCAATCAAGGAAGGCTTTGAGAATTTGAGCCCAAGTGCTGACTATGATGATCTTTATGAAGCTGCTCTTTGTCGTGAACGTGCGGACTGGCTTGTAGGTATAAATGCTACAAGATTCTTTTCTGCAGTTTATGGTCAGACCTTAAATGTTGGACGTGTTATGACTCCTACACTTGCAATGATTGTAGAGCGTGAAGCTGAGATTAAAGGCTTTAAGCCTGAAAACTTCTATACCGTTCAGATGATGGTTTCCGGTGTTGTTGTTACCTCAAAGCGCTTTAAAACAAAGCAGGAGGCTGAGGAACTTGTAGAGAAAATCAATGCAGCTGATAAGGCGAAAATTTCTAAAATGGAGACCACTACGAAAACTGAGAAGCCACCACTTCTTTATGACCTTACAAGTCTTCAGAGGGATGCCAATAAGTATTATGGCTTTACCGCTCAGCAGACTCTCGACTATACCCAGAGTTTATATGAGAAGAAGCTTGTTACTTATCCAAGAACAGACAGCAGATATCTGACAGATGATATGGATGACAGTACAGCTCGTCTTTGCTGCCTGATGAAAGATAAATACGGTTATACGAAGATGGTTCCTATTTCTACAAAGCAGGTTCTAAACAGCAGAAAAGTATCAGATCACCACGCGATTATTCCTACAGAAAATGTTTCGGATGCTGATTACTCAGAAATCCCATCCGGTGAACAAAAGATTCTTGGTCTTGTAACTGCAAGGCTTCTTTCTTCTGTTGGAGATCCGGCTGAGATTACAGAGTATGCCCTGGAAGTGGAATGTGCCGGTGAAGTTTTTAAGGCAAAGAGTAAGTGCATCACAAGTCCTGGCTGGCATCTATTGGAAGACTGGATCCTTGGAAAAAAGCAGGACGATGAGGAAGAAGACTCTGGTAAAAAAGATGATGGTGGTTCACATGGCATTTTGGAAATCTTGGAAGCGGATGCTTCTCTTTTATCTGAAGGGCGTGAGCTTCCGGCCAGAGATCCTAAGGTAAAGGAAGGAAAGACAACTCCTAAGAAACGTTTTACAGAGGACTCTTTACTTTCTGCTATGGAATCAGCAGGAGCAAAGAAAACACCTGACGAAGTAGAGCGTAAAGGTCTTGGTACTCCTGCAACACGCGCTGGTGTAATTGAAAAGCTGGTTCGTATCGGTTTTGTAGAACGACAGGGAAATAAGAAGACCAAATATCTAGTTCCAACTGATAAGGGAACTTCTCTTATTACTGTCATGCCGGAACAGATTCAGTCGGCATCTATGACAGCTGAGTGGGAGCAGAAACTTCTGGAAGTGGAAAAACAGGATATTGCATCGGAAGACTTTATGGCGGAAATCAAGGATATGATTGTTGATCTGATCGAGACCTATGAGCCTGTAAAGGGTGCAGATAAACTCTTTCCACCTCGTCAGTACAAACAGTATAAAAAGTATCCGAAGAAAGGAGCGTCCAGATGGCAAAGATGAAAAAAATCAGAAAATGGGATGAAGTCACAGGTAATGCAGTAGAGGAACAGATTCCTGAGTCCATTGATCCAATCGAAGATGTGGGAGCTGGCCCATCTATCAGCAGAAATCATATGCGCGGTATCGAAGATATGGTGGAGCAGAATGATAATTCCTTTGATGGAATCATCAATAATGTGCCAGCAGCTCCTGTTCCTAATTTTGCTGAAATCAATGAGAAAGCAGATCAGGAGGATATTATTGCTGATACCAAAGCTTCCGTGATGGAAAAGATAAAAGAGCAGCAGGAAAAAGTGAAGCTGGCTCCAATACCGGAACCTGAGAAGAAGACTCCTGTGATTTGTCCCTGCAGGGAGATGTAATCATGAATAACAGAACGGAGCAGTTTCATTTCTTTGCAACTCCTGAGGAAGCTAAACTGATTCGTGACAGGGAGAAAGAAATCGGCATCTTAAATGAGAGTGCTTATCTTCGCAAAATGGCGATTGATGGTTATCTCATCCAGATGGATTTAAGTGATGTTAAAGAGGCTGTAAGGCTTCTTGGCATCACATCTTCCAATATGAATCAGTATGCAAAGAAAGCAAATGAAACCGGAAGTATCTACAAAGAAGATATCGATGATATCAGACTTCATCAGGAAGAACTTTGGAAAGTGATGAAAGAAATACTAAAGCGCCTGTCTACGATTTAGGGAAGGAGGTGAATGCGTATGGCGGCTACAAGACTTATCACGATGCATCAGAATAAAGGTAAAAGCGTAGCGAAGTCTCTTAGCGACAGAACAGATTATGCCAAGAATGGAGAGAAGACGGACCATGGTCAATATATCAGTTCCTACGCTTGCCAGGCTGAGAGCGTTGATGAAGAATTCATGCTATCAAAAAGAGAATATGAGCGCCTGACAGGAAGACATCCCCGGGGCAATATTATCGCTTATCAGATCAG contains:
- a CDS encoding VirD4-like conjugal transfer protein, CD1115 family, which encodes MNNKVKKKIILNIPYVAIGLFATNFGEAWRIAEGMNASEKLQGLILGGGFQEAFSNPLPSLHPFDLLIGFVCGAALRLAVYLKGKNAKKYRHGEEYGSARWGKPSDIEPFKDPDPKNNVILSQTEQITLSSRPSQPKYARNKNVLVVGGSGSGKTRFFIKPNLLQCDSKDYPCSFVVTDPKGSVVLECGNALVKKGYRIKIFNTINFNKSMHYNPFAYIHSEKDILKLVTTLIANTKGEGKGGDEFWEKAEKLLYSALIGYIHYEAPLEEQNFTTLLEMINAMEVREDDEEFKNAVDMLFDDLEEKDPNHFAVRQYKKYKLAAGKTAKSILVSCGARLAPFDIKELREITAYDELQLDTIGDKKTALFLIMSDTDATFNFLISMVYTQLFNLLCEKADDVYGGRLPVHVRCLVDECANIGQIPNLEKLVATIRSREISACLVLQAKSQLKAIYKDNADTIIGNMDSQIFLGGTEKTTLKDLTEILGKETIDMYTTGNTKGSQESYNMNYQKLGKELMSMDELAVMDGSKCIVQVRGVRPFLSDKYDLTKHPNYPLTADYDKKNWFDIEKYLNRKLVLHPNDEYEVFNDA
- a CDS encoding nitroreductase family protein, whose translation is MEFNKVIQKRESVRKYSDTKPTEDQVKYILEAGRLAPTAFNKQPQRVYILKSGEALQKMDSVHPCRYGAPMVILVCSDKNAASNFQGGNSYLTDGVIAATHMMLAATDIGLDTCWAGVNDVLKTQNVFDLPENIYPICFLDLGFRASDFKGVSSDKKRNPIDSMVTIL
- a CDS encoding Maff2 family mobile element protein, translated to MAFFNSAVGVLQTLVIALGAGLGIWGVVNLMEGYGNDNPGAKSQGMKQLMAGGGVALIGTTLVPLLSGLF
- a CDS encoding VirB6/TrbL-like conjugal transfer protein, CD1112 family translates to MESLLEKLTDWLKDMLVGGIMDNLTSTFSTLNQKIGEVTAQVAQTPDQFQPTVYNLIRNLSENVILPIAGIILTFIACYELIQLVIAHNNLANFETWIFFKWVFKTFVAVTLITNTFNITMAVFDVAQHVVSQSGSLIAGSTAVDGSTLATMQSTLEAMDVGPLFGIFLQSFAVKFLFEILSILIWAIVYGRMIEIYLTISLAPIPFATFGNREQSMIGQNYLRSLFALGFQGFLIMVCVAIYAALVQTVSFSSDIMGSLWNVLGITLLLAFTLFKTGSIARSVFHAH
- a CDS encoding PrgI family protein, producing the protein MASYIPVPRDLTKVKSKVAFNLTKRQLICFCIAAAIGVPTFFLLKKIGDSTFAAMGMMIVMMPLFFFAMYEKNGQPLEVFLHHFIQATFIRPKIRPYKTDNYYAALMRQEKAEKEVEKIVSESEKKRHRNAGRVIESRPEKSKSRHQRSSEK